One Echinicola strongylocentroti DNA window includes the following coding sequences:
- a CDS encoding rhamnogalacturonan acetylesterase: MRSLFFLAASLLLLTNLTAQTYKFDFGNGAVANGYKQVLPDMAYSADRGFGFLESKKLEAVDRQGNALKGDLISSDEPFFFTVDVPEGNYDVKVILGDKAGTSSTTIRVENRRLMLDKTDTKRGEQVKELFSVHVRYPEIAGTDKKVRLKSRELAYFHWDHQLTIEFNGDAPKVAAVEITPNTKAPTVFLAGNSTVVDQANEPWAAWGQMFPVFFKPSKAVIANHAESGETLKAFKGAGRLENVLSLMKPGDYLFIEFAHNDQKPGGSHVEPFTTYQEMIREYAAAAKAKGGIPVLVTSMHRRRFDENGKIINTLDDYPEAMRQLAKEDGIALIDLNAMSKVLYEAWGVEASKKAFVHFPAGTFEGQSEDFADNTHFSTYGAYQLARCVVEGLKQTDLKLKKYLKKGIPSYDPANPPSFEDFYWPLSPKVSVIKPDGN, encoded by the coding sequence ATGCGTAGTTTATTCTTCTTGGCAGCATCACTTTTATTATTGACAAACCTGACAGCCCAGACCTACAAATTTGATTTTGGCAATGGTGCCGTGGCAAATGGCTATAAACAGGTGCTGCCCGATATGGCGTACAGCGCCGACAGAGGTTTTGGTTTTTTGGAAAGCAAGAAGCTGGAGGCAGTGGACAGGCAAGGAAATGCGCTTAAGGGTGATTTGATCTCCAGCGATGAACCATTCTTCTTTACCGTAGATGTGCCAGAGGGCAATTATGATGTAAAGGTGATTTTGGGCGATAAGGCGGGGACTTCATCCACGACCATTCGTGTGGAGAACCGCCGGCTGATGCTGGATAAGACGGATACCAAAAGAGGAGAACAGGTGAAAGAGCTGTTTTCGGTCCATGTTCGGTATCCTGAAATCGCTGGTACCGATAAGAAAGTCAGGCTCAAGTCCCGTGAATTGGCCTATTTTCATTGGGACCACCAGTTGACCATTGAGTTTAACGGAGATGCACCCAAAGTGGCAGCCGTCGAAATTACGCCCAATACCAAAGCTCCAACGGTCTTTTTGGCGGGAAATAGCACTGTTGTGGATCAGGCCAATGAACCTTGGGCCGCTTGGGGACAGATGTTTCCGGTGTTTTTTAAACCTAGCAAGGCAGTCATCGCCAATCATGCAGAATCAGGTGAAACGCTAAAGGCCTTTAAGGGGGCCGGAAGACTGGAAAATGTGCTTAGTTTGATGAAGCCGGGAGATTACCTGTTTATTGAATTTGCCCATAACGACCAGAAGCCGGGAGGAAGTCACGTGGAGCCTTTTACGACCTATCAAGAAATGATTCGAGAATATGCTGCTGCCGCAAAGGCCAAGGGAGGCATCCCTGTTTTGGTCACTTCCATGCATAGAAGGAGGTTTGACGAAAATGGCAAGATCATCAATACACTCGATGATTATCCCGAAGCCATGCGACAACTGGCCAAGGAAGATGGGATAGCCTTGATCGACCTGAATGCGATGAGCAAAGTCTTGTATGAGGCCTGGGGTGTGGAGGCATCCAAAAAGGCATTTGTCCATTTTCCGGCAGGGACATTTGAAGGACAAAGCGAGGACTTTGCGGACAATACCCACTTCAGTACTTATGGTGCTTACCAATTGGCCAGATGTGTGGTGGAGGGGCTAAAGCAAACTGATCTAAAGCTGAAAAAATACCTTAAGAAAGGTATTCCAAGCTATGATCCCGCAAACCCACCTTCCTTCGAGGATTTTTATTGGCCACTGAGCCCAAAGGTGTCGGTGATCAAGCCGGATGGTAATTGA
- a CDS encoding alpha-L-arabinofuranosidase C-terminal domain-containing protein codes for MNKFKPLMLGVVMSLAPFIAQAQDEPTVLAVDLDEKTADIAPTMWGLFFEDINFAADGGLYAEMIKNYSFEFENPMMGWNRVEDHGAKGYVFNQNHEATGANHKYLRMQRLNEEGNFGLHNEGFRGMAVKEGLKYRLTFIAKVAKGDNLTVTAKLLNKDQVIGEGSVSGFNSQWAEYEIEMTAAETLDGVNFQILLEGKGELDVDMISMFPEDTWKGRERGLRKDLVQLLADMNPGFLRFPGGCIVEGFDLENRYQWKKTIGEMEDREVMKNRWNIEFAHRTTPDYYQSFGIGFFEYFQLSEDINAEPLPILSCGLACQFNTGEQVPIGALDQYVNDALDLIEFANGPVDSEWGAKRAEMGHPEPFDLKFIGVGNENWGPQYIERAKVFEKAIKAAYPEMTIVSTSGPFPEGREFEYLWGELRKMDAELVDEHYYRPPSWFLENASRYDDYDRNGPKVFAGEYAAHSTTVSEDFKRNNWEAAMSEAAFMTGLERNADIVRLASYAPLFAHVDGWQWNPDLIWFDNLRSYGTTNYHVQKLFSTNPGTAVVPITSAGESLAGEENLYASATIDENTNELIFKVVNTSPEPKEITIKLDGKYKGNGQGTWLEMANDDLEAYNSLDNPMAVSPKTRTFEVKKKTIQLTLNGQSVNVGKVKLSK; via the coding sequence ATGAACAAATTTAAACCCCTGATGCTTGGGGTGGTGATGTCATTAGCGCCATTCATTGCCCAAGCCCAAGATGAACCTACAGTTTTAGCGGTAGATCTAGACGAAAAAACCGCCGATATCGCCCCGACCATGTGGGGATTGTTTTTTGAGGATATCAATTTTGCCGCCGATGGTGGATTGTATGCGGAGATGATCAAGAATTACTCCTTTGAGTTTGAAAACCCCATGATGGGCTGGAACAGAGTGGAGGATCATGGAGCAAAAGGTTACGTGTTTAACCAAAACCACGAGGCTACTGGAGCCAACCACAAGTACCTTCGCATGCAGCGCCTCAATGAAGAAGGTAACTTCGGCCTTCATAATGAAGGTTTTCGCGGCATGGCAGTCAAAGAGGGATTAAAATATAGGCTGACATTTATCGCCAAAGTGGCCAAAGGCGACAACCTCACCGTCACCGCCAAACTGCTCAACAAAGATCAAGTGATCGGAGAAGGATCGGTAAGTGGGTTTAATAGCCAATGGGCCGAATATGAGATCGAAATGACCGCTGCTGAAACCTTGGATGGGGTTAACTTTCAGATTTTGTTGGAAGGAAAGGGAGAGCTGGACGTGGATATGATCAGCATGTTTCCGGAAGATACCTGGAAAGGCCGTGAAAGAGGCTTGAGAAAAGACCTGGTACAACTATTGGCGGACATGAATCCGGGTTTCTTACGTTTCCCCGGTGGGTGTATTGTAGAAGGTTTTGATCTGGAAAACCGCTATCAGTGGAAAAAAACCATTGGTGAAATGGAAGACAGGGAAGTGATGAAAAACCGCTGGAACATTGAGTTTGCACACCGTACCACACCGGATTATTACCAGTCTTTTGGGATTGGTTTTTTTGAGTATTTTCAGCTTTCTGAGGACATTAATGCAGAGCCATTGCCGATTTTGAGCTGTGGATTGGCCTGCCAATTTAATACTGGCGAACAAGTGCCGATCGGTGCGTTGGACCAATATGTGAATGATGCGTTAGACCTGATTGAGTTTGCCAATGGCCCTGTGGACAGTGAGTGGGGAGCCAAGCGGGCAGAGATGGGGCATCCTGAGCCCTTTGACCTGAAATTTATCGGAGTGGGCAATGAAAACTGGGGCCCTCAATATATCGAAAGGGCCAAGGTCTTTGAAAAAGCCATCAAGGCGGCTTATCCAGAAATGACGATTGTTTCTACTTCTGGTCCATTTCCCGAAGGAAGGGAGTTTGAATACCTCTGGGGTGAGCTCAGAAAAATGGATGCGGAACTGGTAGATGAGCACTACTACCGACCACCATCTTGGTTCCTGGAAAATGCCAGCAGGTACGATGACTATGACCGCAATGGTCCGAAAGTATTTGCCGGAGAGTATGCCGCCCACAGCACCACGGTAAGTGAAGATTTCAAAAGGAACAATTGGGAAGCGGCGATGTCTGAAGCAGCTTTTATGACTGGACTGGAGCGAAATGCGGATATCGTGCGCTTGGCGTCTTATGCACCGCTTTTTGCACATGTGGACGGATGGCAGTGGAATCCCGATCTGATTTGGTTCGATAATCTACGTTCTTACGGCACCACCAATTACCATGTACAGAAGCTATTCTCTACCAATCCTGGCACGGCAGTCGTACCGATCACATCAGCGGGTGAAAGCCTGGCCGGAGAGGAAAATTTGTATGCCTCTGCCACCATTGATGAAAACACCAATGAGCTGATTTTCAAAGTGGTCAACACCTCTCCTGAACCCAAGGAAATCACGATCAAACTGGACGGGAAGTATAAGGGTAATGGTCAAGGGACTTGGCTGGAAATGGCCAATGACGACCTAGAGGCCTACAATTCTTTGGATAACCCAATGGCTGTCAGTCCAAAAACTAGGACGTTCGAAGTCAAAAAGAAAACGATCCAGCTGACACTCAACGGTCAATCAGTGAATGTCGGCAAGGTGAAGCTGAGTAAGTAA
- a CDS encoding sialidase family protein, translated as MNKKYLWIYCLSCLPILFSCAGEKQKVTWRDGIVVDEFIYEEAPYPSCHASTIAETPEGLVAAWFGGTHERNPDVGIWVSHRKDGKWTESVEVANGIINDTLRYPTWNPVLYQVPDGDLQLYYKVGPHPSQWWGMLITSADGGHSWSAPKALPDSAIGPVKNKPVLLDNGDLIAPSSTEGNGWNIHFEVTSDFGDTWENVGPIARGADDINAIQPSVLDHGNGKLQILARTRNRAIGASWSEDYGQTWTPMEKSNLPNNNSGTDAVTLEDDRHLLVYNHVLPPGEKAKGPRTPLNVSVSEDGIHWNASLILEDSEISQYSYPSIIQSSDGMVHIVYTWRRERIKYVQIDPSKLTTLPIKDGQWPKLPNENTTMEEAATE; from the coding sequence ATGAACAAGAAATACCTTTGGATATACTGCTTATCCTGTTTGCCGATACTGTTTTCCTGTGCGGGAGAAAAGCAAAAAGTGACGTGGAGGGATGGAATCGTCGTGGATGAATTCATCTACGAAGAAGCCCCTTACCCCTCTTGTCACGCCTCCACTATAGCCGAAACCCCCGAAGGACTGGTGGCTGCTTGGTTTGGTGGTACCCACGAACGGAACCCTGACGTAGGCATCTGGGTGAGCCATAGAAAAGACGGCAAGTGGACCGAATCCGTGGAAGTGGCCAATGGCATCATCAATGATACTTTGCGCTATCCCACTTGGAATCCCGTGCTCTACCAAGTACCCGATGGAGACCTGCAGTTATATTACAAAGTAGGTCCGCACCCATCTCAGTGGTGGGGCATGCTGATCACCTCTGCTGATGGTGGCCACTCGTGGTCTGCACCCAAAGCACTTCCTGACAGTGCCATCGGGCCTGTAAAAAATAAGCCAGTGCTATTGGATAACGGTGACCTGATCGCTCCTTCCAGCACGGAAGGGAATGGATGGAATATCCATTTTGAAGTGACTTCTGACTTTGGCGACACCTGGGAGAACGTAGGCCCAATCGCTCGGGGAGCAGATGATATCAATGCCATACAGCCAAGCGTGCTGGACCACGGTAATGGAAAGCTTCAGATTTTGGCCAGAACACGTAACCGGGCTATTGGGGCCTCTTGGTCAGAAGATTATGGCCAGACTTGGACACCAATGGAGAAGTCCAATTTGCCCAATAACAATTCAGGAACGGATGCCGTGACTTTGGAAGATGACCGTCACCTGTTAGTGTACAATCACGTATTGCCTCCAGGGGAGAAAGCAAAAGGACCCAGAACTCCCCTTAATGTGTCCGTATCAGAAGATGGGATCCACTGGAATGCTTCCTTGATCCTGGAAGATTCGGAGATCAGCCAATATTCTTACCCTTCCATCATCCAATCTTCCGATGGGATGGTGCATATCGTCTACACATGGAGACGTGAGCGCATCAAGTACGTGCAAATCGATCCCAGCAAATTGACCACCTTACCGATCAAGGACGGCCAATGGCCAAAACTTCCCAACGAAAACACCACAATGGAGGAAGCAGCTACGGAGTAG
- a CDS encoding exo-rhamnogalacturonan lyase family protein — protein sequence MKDYSPSRRNFVKQSTLLSGGLYMAPHLASAFDTTRDMPLEPVELGWLENPENSRFGGVTLGVPWPKGQLRQSDFLLTNSAGKQLPVQSWPLAYWPDGSIKWAGHAISQPMDVKGSWKLIPGKGVRPEKEIAVEETSAYIKVDTGLIQCTVDKNGTALLKSVTRNGRESLRNGRLVLLKQDGILGEDEQIATSLFEGEINQVTVEQNGPVRAVIKVEGKHEAPEGEGWLPFIIRLYFYAGEANIRTMHTIVYDGDEQKDFIKGLGLRFDVPMEDELYDRHVRFAGKGEGIFGEAVRGLTGLRRDAGEAVREAQVKGEKTPPENTFPENVRSRLHYIPAFGDYTLSQTSSDAFSIRKRTASGHSWLKSGFGDRSRGAGYIGGPAGGVAFGIRNFWQSYPAQLDIRNAHKENAEVTMWLWAPDAPAMDLRFYHDGMGQDTYEKQLDALNITYEDYEPGFGTAKGVARTSEMQLWVEGETPDHETFNAMANGIATPPQLVASPEYLHQMGVFGKIWDLPDSSSPKKAKIEEYLEDHFDFYKGQVDDRRWYGFWDYGDVMHSYDFDRHTWRYDVGGFAWDNSELSTDLWLWYYFLRTGRADVYRMAEAMTRHTGEVDVHHLGKFAPLGSRHNVMHWGCSAKQLRISTAANRRFYYYLTGDERVGDLMKEQINAVATLKEVPPTRKVSRKSVWETDDDPNHVYAGFGTDYSAIAAAWLTEWERTGGEEIREKLMNSMRTIAAQPKGFFTGGSRLDLRTGKFEIQERQRASASHLSAVFGLMEICAELIENIDMPEFKAAWLQYCEMYNATDEEQEKELGNALGKLNLGQGHSRLTAYAAKQKEDAQLAKRAWKEFFGGAAGYRFDKPEIYEVKGAEVLHPMEEGHLSTNATAQWGLAAIQCLGLVGDYLEE from the coding sequence ATGAAAGACTATTCCCCTTCACGAAGAAATTTTGTAAAGCAATCAACCCTATTGTCAGGCGGACTTTATATGGCGCCTCACTTAGCGTCTGCATTTGATACTACGAGAGATATGCCCCTTGAGCCCGTTGAGCTCGGTTGGCTTGAAAATCCTGAAAATAGCCGTTTTGGTGGAGTGACCTTGGGAGTGCCCTGGCCAAAAGGGCAGTTAAGGCAAAGTGACTTTCTGCTGACGAATAGTGCCGGAAAACAACTTCCTGTCCAGAGTTGGCCGTTGGCCTATTGGCCGGACGGCTCTATCAAATGGGCCGGGCATGCCATTTCCCAGCCGATGGATGTGAAGGGCAGTTGGAAGTTGATACCGGGGAAAGGTGTGCGACCGGAAAAGGAAATAGCAGTAGAAGAAACTTCCGCATACATAAAAGTAGATACAGGCCTGATTCAGTGTACGGTGGACAAAAACGGCACTGCTCTACTGAAAAGTGTCACTCGAAATGGTCGGGAGAGCCTAAGAAACGGAAGATTGGTGCTTTTAAAGCAGGACGGGATTCTTGGCGAAGACGAACAGATTGCTACCTCGTTATTTGAAGGAGAGATCAACCAAGTGACGGTAGAACAAAACGGTCCCGTGCGGGCAGTCATAAAAGTAGAAGGAAAACACGAAGCGCCTGAGGGTGAAGGTTGGCTTCCTTTTATTATTCGGCTTTATTTTTATGCCGGAGAGGCCAATATCCGAACGATGCACACCATTGTTTATGACGGTGATGAGCAAAAGGATTTTATCAAAGGCCTGGGGCTGCGTTTTGATGTCCCGATGGAAGATGAGCTGTATGACAGACATGTCCGGTTTGCGGGTAAGGGCGAAGGGATTTTTGGCGAAGCCGTTCGGGGATTGACAGGCTTAAGACGGGATGCTGGCGAAGCTGTTCGGGAAGCCCAAGTAAAGGGAGAGAAAACGCCTCCCGAAAACACCTTTCCGGAAAATGTTCGTTCGAGACTACATTATATTCCCGCTTTTGGGGACTATACCCTTTCACAAACCAGTTCGGATGCGTTTTCCATCAGAAAGCGGACAGCGTCAGGACATTCCTGGCTCAAGTCGGGTTTTGGTGACCGCAGTAGAGGGGCTGGCTATATCGGTGGCCCTGCAGGTGGTGTGGCTTTTGGTATCCGGAACTTTTGGCAGAGCTATCCCGCCCAACTCGACATCAGAAATGCCCATAAGGAAAATGCAGAAGTGACCATGTGGCTTTGGGCACCGGATGCACCGGCGATGGATTTGAGGTTTTATCATGATGGCATGGGGCAAGATACCTACGAAAAGCAGCTGGACGCGCTGAACATTACCTATGAAGATTATGAACCGGGGTTTGGTACAGCAAAAGGTGTGGCCAGGACCAGTGAAATGCAGCTTTGGGTAGAAGGAGAGACGCCTGATCATGAAACCTTTAATGCCATGGCCAATGGAATAGCTACACCTCCCCAGCTGGTGGCATCGCCGGAATACCTCCATCAGATGGGGGTGTTTGGGAAAATTTGGGACCTGCCAGATTCGAGCTCACCGAAGAAAGCAAAGATCGAAGAGTACTTGGAAGACCATTTTGATTTTTACAAAGGCCAAGTGGATGACAGGAGATGGTACGGGTTCTGGGATTACGGGGACGTGATGCACAGCTATGATTTTGACAGGCATACTTGGCGATACGATGTCGGTGGATTTGCCTGGGACAATTCAGAATTGTCCACTGACCTGTGGCTTTGGTATTATTTTCTGCGCACGGGACGGGCAGATGTTTACCGTATGGCAGAGGCGATGACTAGACATACGGGAGAAGTAGATGTGCACCATTTGGGCAAATTTGCACCGCTCGGCAGTAGGCATAATGTGATGCACTGGGGCTGTAGTGCCAAGCAGCTGCGTATCTCCACTGCTGCCAACAGGCGTTTTTATTATTACCTCACAGGCGATGAGCGGGTAGGTGACCTGATGAAGGAGCAAATCAATGCAGTGGCCACGCTCAAAGAAGTACCGCCGACCAGAAAGGTGAGCCGTAAGTCTGTCTGGGAAACCGATGATGATCCCAACCATGTTTATGCTGGGTTTGGTACAGATTACAGTGCAATTGCCGCCGCTTGGCTGACAGAATGGGAAAGGACAGGAGGGGAAGAAATCCGTGAAAAACTCATGAACAGCATGCGTACCATTGCTGCACAGCCAAAGGGCTTCTTCACGGGTGGTAGCCGCTTGGATCTGCGAACAGGCAAATTTGAAATCCAAGAACGTCAGCGGGCATCCGCATCCCATTTGAGTGCAGTATTTGGGCTGATGGAGATCTGCGCTGAACTGATCGAAAATATTGACATGCCTGAATTTAAGGCTGCTTGGCTACAATATTGTGAGATGTACAATGCCACTGATGAAGAGCAGGAAAAGGAACTGGGGAATGCCCTCGGAAAGCTGAACCTCGGCCAGGGGCACAGTCGTCTCACCGCCTATGCTGCCAAACAAAAAGAAGATGCCCAACTGGCAAAAAGAGCTTGGAAGGAGTTTTTTGGTGGAGCTGCTGGGTACCGCTTTGATAAGCCCGAAATCTACGAAGTAAAAGGTGCCGAAGTGCTGCACCCCATGGAAGAAGGCCACCTCTCCACCAATGCCACCGCCCAATGGGGACTGGCTGCGATCCAGTGTTTAGGGTTGGTAGGCGATTATTTGGAGGAGTAG
- a CDS encoding sugar phosphate isomerase/epimerase family protein has translation MSNTSNNRRNFIKSLAVMGTGILSGQVLSACSSSRGMAMAGEERYKIAVCDWMILKRQKLSAFALSNEINADGIELDMGGLGNRETFDSKLGDPAVRKEFLAEAKEQGVDISSIAMSGFYAQSFAERPTVPRMVQDTVDTMEGMDVKVAYLPLGVQGDLVKHPELRPAIVERLKMAGAKAQEIGGVIAVETALDAAGEVALLEEVDSPGVKICFNFANAIKNGKDIPSELKTLGANNIAQIHCSNTDGELIENDPALDMPTIKKTLDKMGWSGWLIIERSRDTDDVHNVRANYGGNVAYMKSVFQA, from the coding sequence GTGAGCAATACATCCAATAATAGAAGAAATTTCATCAAATCCCTGGCCGTAATGGGCACGGGTATTTTATCTGGTCAAGTACTTTCTGCCTGTTCTTCCAGCCGCGGAATGGCAATGGCAGGAGAAGAACGGTATAAAATAGCCGTCTGTGACTGGATGATCCTGAAACGCCAAAAACTCAGTGCCTTTGCCCTTTCCAATGAAATCAATGCCGATGGTATTGAGTTGGACATGGGGGGATTGGGAAATCGGGAGACCTTTGACAGTAAACTGGGGGATCCGGCAGTGCGGAAAGAATTTCTGGCCGAAGCCAAAGAGCAAGGGGTGGACATTAGCTCCATCGCCATGTCGGGTTTTTATGCACAGTCATTTGCGGAGCGTCCTACCGTACCACGTATGGTGCAGGATACCGTGGACACCATGGAAGGAATGGACGTAAAAGTAGCTTATTTGCCGCTAGGCGTCCAGGGAGACTTGGTGAAGCATCCTGAGCTGCGCCCGGCCATCGTGGAGAGGCTAAAAATGGCCGGCGCCAAAGCACAGGAAATCGGTGGTGTCATTGCCGTAGAAACGGCCTTGGATGCTGCTGGAGAGGTAGCACTGCTGGAAGAAGTGGATTCGCCAGGGGTAAAAATCTGCTTTAATTTTGCCAATGCCATTAAGAACGGAAAAGATATTCCGAGTGAGCTGAAAACCTTGGGAGCGAATAATATTGCCCAGATCCATTGCTCCAATACCGATGGAGAACTGATCGAAAATGACCCTGCACTGGATATGCCGACCATTAAGAAAACCCTGGATAAGATGGGCTGGTCCGGTTGGCTGATCATCGAACGGTCCCGGGATACAGATGATGTCCACAATGTCCGCGCAAATTATGGCGGGAATGTGGCTTATATGAAGTCGGTGTTTCAAGCGTGA
- a CDS encoding alpha-d-galacturonidase: MKLLTPFLFLILLIGCQPEAEQITILLSENASNRANFGAEKLTKALEASGAYTVQLAKLGSTDSKGKTIVVAEQNDPALAQWKQDHSWKEPKEELAEKEAFQISSARDNILLVEGVDPSGALYGADELSDQLKETGKIDFQQQLTDGPEMVLRGACIGLQKLSYLPGRGVYEYPYTPENFPWFYDKEHWIDYLDMLVENRMNSLYLWNGHPFASLVRLEDYPFAVEVDDETFKKNEEMFRFITEEADKRGIWVIQMFYNIIVSKPFAEHYGIETQDRSRPIIPYIADYTQKSIAAFIEKYPNVGLLVALGEAMSGEENDVKWFTETIIPGVQDGLKAIGRTDEPPIILRAHDTNAPLVMEKALPLYKNLYTTHKYNGESLTTYQPRGPWTAIHKSLSAKGNIHISNVHILANLEPFRYGSPDFIQKSVQAMHDVHGANALHLYPQASYWDWPYTADKTESGERLLQIDRDWIWYKAWGRYAWDCRRSREDEMAYWGEVLGEEYGAGKEAGRQILTAYEETGEIAPKLLRKFGITEGNRQTLLLGMFGSQLVNPYKWRVYPGFHSSCGPLGEILIEYAEKEQNGAPHEGEIPPQLIEEVVAHGRKAVEAIDAAAPSVKANEEEFARLRNDVHSYNVFAQFFSEKVKGAMEVLEFKYSGDVADLEEALPHLEKSVAHYRDLVELTKDAYLYANSMQTSMRRIPIGGDEGNNKHWVELLPHYEKELASFKRNIALLKDSKDGQRPDVEVTPWKTVEVDLGLDAARFSVREGQKVFTDDPGKIIQLADELKSLKGWMLSSEKLDDEGITLEFHNDQPIKLVMGYFNTGDKHFLTPPTLETNAMGNMRGEAEVQLANALQIEGLPPVNIHTYEFEAGENKLTLQDGKVLFLGAIDANQEITSRDVGLIDEEQKVAVDWVFY; the protein is encoded by the coding sequence ATGAAACTATTGACTCCCTTTCTGTTTTTGATTTTGCTGATAGGCTGTCAGCCGGAAGCAGAGCAAATCACCATTCTCCTTTCCGAAAATGCTTCCAATAGGGCCAACTTTGGAGCCGAAAAGCTAACCAAGGCACTGGAAGCTTCAGGCGCGTATACCGTACAGCTGGCGAAGCTCGGCAGTACGGATTCCAAGGGAAAAACCATTGTCGTAGCAGAACAGAATGATCCTGCACTGGCACAATGGAAGCAGGATCACTCATGGAAAGAGCCGAAAGAAGAACTTGCTGAAAAAGAAGCTTTTCAGATCAGCAGTGCAAGGGACAATATACTGTTGGTAGAAGGGGTAGATCCCTCGGGAGCACTTTATGGTGCCGATGAACTGAGTGATCAGCTTAAGGAGACAGGGAAGATTGATTTTCAGCAGCAGCTTACGGATGGACCAGAGATGGTGCTTCGCGGAGCGTGCATCGGTTTGCAAAAACTTTCTTACTTACCTGGAAGGGGAGTGTATGAATATCCGTACACACCTGAAAATTTCCCATGGTTTTATGATAAAGAACACTGGATAGATTATTTGGACATGCTGGTAGAAAACCGCATGAACTCCCTCTACCTATGGAACGGTCACCCTTTTGCCTCACTGGTGAGGTTGGAGGATTATCCTTTTGCGGTGGAGGTGGACGATGAGACATTCAAGAAAAATGAAGAAATGTTTCGTTTTATCACAGAGGAAGCCGATAAGCGTGGCATTTGGGTGATTCAGATGTTTTACAATATCATCGTGTCCAAGCCTTTTGCTGAGCACTATGGCATCGAGACCCAAGACCGTAGTCGCCCGATCATTCCGTACATCGCGGATTACACACAGAAATCCATTGCGGCTTTTATCGAAAAATACCCCAATGTAGGCCTTTTGGTCGCCTTGGGCGAAGCCATGTCTGGTGAGGAGAATGACGTGAAGTGGTTTACCGAAACCATCATTCCCGGTGTCCAGGACGGCCTGAAGGCAATAGGAAGAACCGATGAGCCACCCATCATTCTGAGAGCCCACGATACCAATGCTCCTTTGGTCATGGAAAAGGCATTGCCGCTCTACAAAAACCTCTACACCACCCACAAATACAACGGGGAATCCCTGACGACTTACCAACCCCGAGGACCTTGGACAGCCATCCACAAGAGCCTTAGCGCTAAAGGAAACATCCATATTTCCAATGTACACATTTTGGCCAACTTGGAGCCCTTCCGGTATGGCTCACCGGATTTTATCCAGAAAAGTGTGCAAGCCATGCACGATGTCCATGGTGCCAATGCACTCCACCTTTACCCGCAGGCTTCCTATTGGGACTGGCCATATACCGCAGATAAAACCGAAAGTGGGGAGAGACTGCTGCAGATCGACCGTGACTGGATATGGTACAAAGCCTGGGGCCGCTATGCGTGGGACTGCCGAAGAAGCCGAGAAGATGAAATGGCCTATTGGGGAGAGGTACTTGGGGAAGAGTATGGTGCTGGTAAAGAGGCCGGCCGCCAGATCTTGACTGCCTATGAAGAAACGGGTGAAATAGCACCGAAGTTATTAAGGAAATTTGGCATCACCGAAGGCAACCGCCAGACCCTGTTGCTAGGTATGTTTGGCAGCCAATTGGTCAATCCGTACAAATGGCGGGTATATCCGGGCTTTCACTCTTCCTGTGGACCATTGGGAGAAATCCTAATCGAATATGCCGAAAAAGAGCAGAACGGAGCACCTCATGAAGGGGAGATCCCGCCGCAGCTTATCGAAGAAGTAGTGGCACACGGCCGCAAGGCGGTGGAGGCCATTGATGCGGCAGCTCCTTCCGTAAAAGCCAACGAAGAGGAATTTGCGCGGTTGCGAAATGATGTCCATAGCTATAACGTGTTTGCCCAGTTTTTCTCAGAAAAGGTGAAGGGCGCCATGGAGGTATTGGAGTTTAAGTATTCCGGGGATGTGGCAGACCTAGAGGAGGCCTTGCCCCATCTGGAAAAAAGCGTAGCCCATTACAGGGACTTGGTGGAGCTGACAAAAGATGCCTACCTCTATGCCAACAGCATGCAAACATCCATGCGAAGAATTCCGATAGGAGGCGATGAAGGCAATAACAAACACTGGGTAGAGCTGCTGCCGCACTATGAAAAGGAATTGGCCAGTTTCAAGAGAAATATTGCTCTACTGAAAGACTCCAAAGACGGACAGCGGCCGGATGTGGAAGTAACTCCATGGAAAACGGTGGAGGTGGATTTGGGCTTGGATGCTGCCCGGTTTTCTGTGCGGGAAGGCCAGAAGGTTTTTACAGATGATCCGGGCAAAATCATTCAGCTGGCCGATGAGCTCAAAAGTCTCAAGGGCTGGATGCTGTCTTCCGAAAAGCTGGACGATGAAGGAATCACGCTGGAATTTCACAATGATCAACCCATAAAATTGGTAATGGGGTATTTCAATACGGGCGACAAGCACTTTCTGACACCACCCACACTGGAAACCAATGCCATGGGCAATATGCGCGGAGAAGCGGAAGTCCAGCTGGCCAACGCCCTGCAGATCGAAGGCTTGCCGCCGGTGAATATCCATACCTATGAATTTGAAGCAGGAGAAAATAAATTGACGCTGCAAGATGGCAAAGTGCTTTTTCTAGGAGCGATCGATGCCAATCAGGAAATCACTTCAAGGGATGTGGGGCTGATAGATGAGGAGCAGAAAGTGGCCGTGGACTGGGTTTTTTATTAG